A section of the Caldisalinibacter kiritimatiensis genome encodes:
- a CDS encoding electron transfer flavoprotein subunit beta/FixA family protein, producing MEILVCVKQVPETSEVEVDEKTGVLKRDGIDSKTNPYDLFAIETALRIKEDKQAKVSVLSMGPPQAAEVIKEAFMMGADDGALLTDRRFAGADVLATAYTLSQGIKKVANPDLIICGKMTTDGDTAQVGPEIAEFLNIPHVANVRRIIQIKEKSIVVEMDMPYTIEIAEIQYPCLITVDKDIYQPRLPSFKKKLETKDREIPFYGLDDLDDKDEMHYGLNGSPTQVKRVFPPEANTTHEKWKGSGEELADRVFNKLKELKFV from the coding sequence ATGGAAATACTTGTTTGTGTAAAACAAGTACCAGAAACTTCAGAGGTGGAAGTAGATGAGAAAACAGGTGTTTTAAAGAGGGATGGTATAGACTCAAAGACAAATCCGTATGACTTATTCGCAATAGAAACAGCATTGAGAATAAAAGAGGATAAACAAGCTAAAGTTAGCGTACTTAGTATGGGTCCGCCTCAAGCAGCAGAAGTCATAAAAGAAGCATTTATGATGGGAGCAGATGATGGGGCTTTATTAACAGACAGAAGGTTTGCAGGAGCAGATGTATTAGCAACTGCCTATACTTTATCACAGGGAATCAAGAAAGTAGCAAATCCAGACTTGATTATTTGTGGTAAGATGACCACAGATGGAGATACAGCTCAGGTGGGACCAGAAATAGCAGAGTTCCTTAATATACCACACGTAGCAAATGTAAGAAGAATTATCCAAATAAAAGAGAAGTCAATCGTTGTTGAAATGGATATGCCATATACTATAGAGATTGCAGAAATTCAGTATCCTTGCCTTATAACAGTAGATAAAGATATTTATCAGCCTAGATTACCTTCCTTTAAAAAGAAATTAGAAACTAAAGATAGAGAAATTCCATTCTACGGATTAGATGATTTAGATGATAAAGATGAAATGCATTATGGATTAAATGGCTCACCAACACAGGTTAAGAGAGTGTTTCCTCCAGAAGCAAATACAACCCATGAGAAGTGGAAGGGTTCTGGAGAAGAACTTGCAGATAGAGTATTCAATAAATTAAAAGAATTAAAGTTTGTATAG